Proteins encoded in a region of the Micropterus dolomieu isolate WLL.071019.BEF.003 ecotype Adirondacks linkage group LG07, ASM2129224v1, whole genome shotgun sequence genome:
- the LOC123974098 gene encoding TLR adapter interacting with SLC15A4 on the lysosome, which translates to MLCEGRLLSMAYGELELLEPLPPQKALQSAYGLPRTPATLMAGSTRHALLIHHNSPVQTDCADNRSASLELHISPLQSLDFHRVQPGRQISSEIEIPVQAHSGGDSPFLVPSFCQSICQNYSDLHIGGDQVLPLTANDGELRLCTDAQAVGPFLQSCDVPPAVEDSPPGKTSQGGLPHPPRGGSNRWRMGSGRDRSFLFQGREGPFSNSLLNHYLEQKLLDLYQQYMMENMARERGPGSDSDPGPICPLLGSELVLTSLDQITLQLSREGNLETGMAKDMVLSCLLRVAGDMQSSEISTPFLQFSNESSREQLTENEQ; encoded by the coding sequence ATGCTTTGTGAAGGCAGATTGTTGAGCATGGCCTATGGTGAATTGGAGTTGTTGGAACCCCTCCCACCTCAGAAGGCTCTCCAGAGTGCTTATGGGCTGCCGAGAACACCTGCTACCCTCATGGCAGGCTCCACCAGACACGCTCTACTCATTCATCATAATTCCCCCGTGCAGACAGACTGTGCAGACAACAGGAGTGCTTCATTGGAGTTGCACATTTCTCCACTGCAGTCCTTGGATTTCCACAGAGTCCAGCCAGGCAGACAGATCTCTTCAGAGATAGAGATCCCAGTTCAGGCTCACTCAGGGGGTGATTCCCCATTCTTGGTTCCTTCCTTCTGTCAGAGCATCTGCCAAAATTACAGCGACCTCCATATTGGAGGCGACCAGGTGCTGCCTCTTACAGCCAATGATGGTGAGCTCCGGCTCTGTACTGATGCCCAGGCTGTTGGACCCTTCCTCCAGTCCTGTGATGTCCCTCCAGCTGTGGAGGATTCTCCCCCAGGAAAGACATCTCAGGGTGGACTTCCCCATCCACCGAGGGGAGGTTCAAATCGCTGGAGAATGGGGAGTGGCCGTGATCGGAGCTTTTTGTTCCAGGGGCGTGAAGGTCCATTCTCCAACTCTCTTCTAAATCACTATCTTGAGCAGAAGCTCTTGGATTTGTACCAGCAATACATGATGGAGAACATGGCCAGGGAGCGGGGCCCTGGTTCGGATTCTGACCCGGGCCCAATTTGCCCTCTGCTGGGCTCAGAGCTAGTCCTGACAAGCCTAGACCAGATCACTTTGCAGCTGAGCCGGGAAGGGAACTTGGAGACTGGCATGGCTAAGGACATGGTCCTCAGTTGCCTGCTGCGAGTGGCTGGTGACATGCAGTCAAGTGAGATCAGCACTCCCTTCCTGCAGTTTTCGAATGAGTCATCCAGGGAGCAGCTCACAGAGAATGAACAGTAA
- the LOC123974412 gene encoding uncharacterized protein C13orf42, translating to MFRKINNVFRPNHHGHRSRDGGGLRCEQDYHNACTVRLVRSTSMLVVGEKTQAAAGSTLKRSKSTVSIESTLYYYQRQEDRIWLYSHNQNCLEYLEALVALRRQYTQSVSNFKSNDTMATVSSKKKPAPPPPPTKEEPISRAKPSAPPVPDEENTLQFFDAVIASCDSELMRKPYLDDGHADVDFIVASSSAEHDLHSNWVLRVPRAADGSKQTAVRDCANKSVPKKKIQSGSTCSRLQLQRNPIHLPKVVESAFQTLRFKPKLKKQ from the exons ATGTTCAGAAAGATTAATAACGTGTTCCGTCCTAACCATCATGGACACAGATCGCGTGATGGTGGTGGGTTACGGTGCGAACAGGACTACCACAATGCCTGCACCGTCAGGCTGGTACGCAGCACCTCCATGCTCGTGGTGGGAGAGAAAACTCAGGCAGCTGCAGGCTCAACTTTGAAACGAAGCAAAAGTACAGTGAGCATCGAGTCGACCTTGTACTATTATCAGAGACAAGAGGACAGGATATGGCTCTACTCTCACAATCAGAACTGCCTGGAGTACTTGGAGGCGCTGGTGGCTCTGAGACGACAATACACACAGAGTGTGAGTAACTTCAAAAGTAATGACACCATGGCCACAGTGTCCTCCAAGAAGAAGCCCGCACCCCCGCCGCCTCCTACAAAGGAAGAACCG ATATCAAGAGCCAAACCGTCCGCCCCTCCAGTCCCCGACGAGGAGAACACTTTGCAGTTCTTTGATGCAGTCATCGCCAGCTGTGACAGTGAGCTAATGCGCAAACCATATCTGGATGATGGACATGCAGATGTCGACTTCATAG TGGCCTCCAGCTCGGCTGAACACGACCTCCATTCTAACTGGGTCTTGCGCGTTCCTCGAGCTGCAGATGGCTCCAAGCAGACAGCGGTTCGTGACTGTGCCAATAAAAGCGTCCCGAAGAAGAAAATCCAGAGCGGGTCCACATGCAGCAGACTGCAGCTGCAGAGGAACCCGATCCATCTGCCCAAAGTCGTGGAGAGCGCATTCCAGACTCTGCGCTTCAAGCCCAAATTAAAAAAGCAGTGA